In Arachis hypogaea cultivar Tifrunner chromosome 2, arahy.Tifrunner.gnm2.J5K5, whole genome shotgun sequence, a genomic segment contains:
- the LOC112726041 gene encoding TMV resistance protein N: MSALHIMASSSSQIKYDVFISFRGLNTRGGFLSHLLKALREKQIDAYVDDRLKEGDDLLPTLFTAIEKSQIALVIFSSDYASSKWCLEELVKITECMTENWQIVIPIFYNIDPSDVRRQKGCYQNAFVHHEKCFKDNIMTVEKWKLSLKRVANLSGFHSINFGTEAELIEKVVQRVLARLNYMPQIEFKGLIGIDKPIEELQSMMSCTASKDVHIIGIWGMGGIGKTTIASALFNILCSEFEGCCFVPNVREQSEKNGIIQLRDKLLSILLEEKDLNIGANGVPSHVLRRLGRKKILVVLDDVNNPDHVQSLVGGHEWLGQGSRIFITTRDKHVICKEADDIYEVGALEHHEALQLLNLHAFNGRSLQMSQHNLMTKVVDYAQGIPLALKVLGTFLFGKSAEEWESQLQKLEKMSFNEIQNVLRLSYEGLDREESNIFLYIACFFKGDDNIKILLDACGYSTAIALKTLHDRALIIVSKDGKHVTMHDLIREMGREIVRRQNIEKFGERSHLWDPIDITQVLKQDQGTDRIESITFNMSSAPDLRLNRHSLAKMKNLNFLRFYSYDTYGVHLPEGLEKLPDKLKLFHWDDYPLESLPTKFNAENLVELDMQGSYVKKLWNDIQNLANLRRIDLDGSKQLIELPDLSKASNLETLSLCDCENLRSVHPSIFFLQKLIHVDLERCIRLKKLAGKCSSSSKVEHLNLSGCKRLKHLPDSTSKLKFLKELYLEGCQQLDTSNLHILFSGLSSLERLNLGGCHNLDKLPDNVNNLSLLCWLSVKGTNVKSLPESIKHLRKLRYLYLGSCRRLQSLPELPPSIQYLEVSDCTSLKTVFTPTPKMLKQHVKLFKKQISEDDFRRYESGPDYFNTYFSFENCPSLDRNALRVLLIYVGHYNKEKRAVMEKRIEKRRASS; the protein is encoded by the exons ATGAGTGCCCTTCATATCATGGCTTCGTCTTCATCTCAGATAAAATATGATGTCTTCATCAGTTTTAGAGGTTTAAACACCCGTGGCGGTTTTCTAAGCCATTTGCTTAAGGCATTAAGGGAGAAACAAATTGATGCATATGTGGATGACAGGCTCAAAGAAGGAGATGATTTATTGCCTACCCTTTTTACAGCAATTGAGAAATCACAAATTGCATTGGTTATATTTTCCAGCGATTATGCTTCTTCAAAATGGTGTTTGGAAGAGCTTGTCAAAATAACAGAATGCATGACAGAAAATTGGCAAATTGTAATACCTATCTTCTACAATATAGATCCATCAGATGTACGACGTCAAAAGGGGTGCTACCAAAATGCATTTGTTCATCATGAAAAATGTTTCAAAGACAACATCATGACTGTAGAAAAATGGAAACTTTCCTTGAAAAGAGTTGCCAATTTATCAGGATTTCATTCCATAAATTTCGG GACTGAAGCTGAACTTATTGAGAAAGTTGTACAACGTGTGTTAGCAAGGTTGAATTACATGCCCCAAATTGAGTTCAAAGGTCTTATTGGAATCGATAAACCAATTGAAGAGCTTCAATCAATGATGTCATGCACTGCGTCAAAAGATGTTCATATTATAGGAATTTGGGGTATGGGTGGTATTGGTAAAACCACTATAGCCAGTgcgttatttaatatattatgcTCTGAATTTGAAGGTTGCTGTTTTGTTCCAAATGTCAGAGAACAATCAGAGAAGAATGGGATAATCCAACTAAGAGATAAACTTCTTTCCATATTGTTAGAGGAAAAAGATCTAAACATTGGTGCTAACGGAGTACCAAGTCATGTTTTGAGGAGACTTGGTCGCAAGAagattcttgttgttcttgaCGATGTTAATAATCCAGATCACGTTCAAAGCTTAGTTGGAGGACATGAATGGTTGGGTCAAGGTAGCAGAATCTTCATCACAACTAGAGATAAGCATGTGATTTGTAAAGAAGCCGATGATATTTATGAAGTTGGGGCATTGGAACACCATGAAGCTTTGCAACTTTTAAATTTGCATGCCTTCAATGGAAGGAGCCTACAAATGAGTCAACATAATCTTATGACAAAAGTAGTTGATTATGCCCAAGGAATCCCCTTAGCCTTAAAGGTGTTAGGGACTTTTCTTTTTGGAAAAAGTGCTGAAGAATGGGAAAGTCAATTACAAAAACTTGAGAAAATGTCATTCAACGAAATCCAAAATGTTTTGAGATTAAGTTACGAAGGACTAGATCGAGAAGAAagcaacatatttttatatattgcttGTTTTTTCAAAGGAGATGATAACATTAAAATTTTACTGGATGCATGTGGTTACTCCACAGCTATTGCTTTGAAAACTCTTCATGACAGAGCTCTTATAATTGTTTCAAAAGATGGAAAGCACGTAACCATGCACGATTTGATTCGAGAAATGGGTCGAGAAATTGTTCGTCGGCAAAACATTGAAAAGTTTGGGGAACGAAGTCATTTATGGGATCCTATAGACATAACTCAAGTACTAAAGCAGGACCAG GGGACTGATCGTATTGAAAGCATAACCTTCAACATGTCAAGTGCTCCTGATCTGAGGTTAAATCGTCATTCCCTTGCTAAAATGAAAAATCTTAACTTTCTGAGATTCTATTCATATGATACATATGGGGTGCACCTTCCAGAAGGCCTTGAAAAATTGCCAGACAAACTAAAACTTTTCCACTGGGATGATTACCCTTTGGAATCCTTGCCCACCAAATTTAATGCAGAGAATCTTGTTGAACTTGATATGCAAGGAAGTTACGTCAAAAAACTTTGGAATGACATACAG AATTTGGCTAATCTAAGACGCATTGATCTTGATGGATCCAAGCAATTGATAGAGCTTCCAGACCTCTCCAAAGCCTCAAATCTTGAAACATTATCACTCTGTGACTGTGAAAATTTGCGCTCTGTTCATCCATCTATTTTCTTCCTCCAAAAACTAATTCATGTAGACCTAGAGCGTTGTATAAGGTTGAAGAAACTTGCAG GTAAGTGTAGCAGCAGCAGTAAGGTTGAACACTTGAACCTGTCAGGATGCAAGAGGCTAAAGCATCTGCCAGATAGCACatccaaattaaaatttcttaaaGAGCTTTACCTTGAAGGATGCCAGCAACTTGACACATCAAACCTACACATTTTATTTAGTGGGTTATCATCATTAGAAAGGCTCAATTTGGGTGGGTGCCATAACTTGGATAAACTACCAGACAATGTCAACAACTTATCATTGTTATGTTGGTTATCAGTAAAGGGAACTAATGTGAAGAGCTTGCCAGAGAGCATCAAACATCTTCGAAAGTTGAGATATCTCTACTTGGGGAGTTGTAGGAGGCTTCAATCATTGCCTGAGCTTCCACCTTCTATACAATACTTGGAAGTCAGTGATTGCACATCCTTGAAAACAGTGTTCACTCCAACACCTAAAATGCTCAAACAACACGTCAAACTGTTCAAGAAACAAATAAGTGAAGATGACTTCAGGAGGTATGAAAGTGGGCCGGATTATTTTAACACATATTTTTCATTTGAGAATTGCCCAAGTTTGGATAGGAATGCACTTCGTGTTCTTTTAATATATGTTGGACACTACAATAAGGAAAAGAGAGCAGTTATGGAAAAGCGAATTGAGAAAAGGAGAGCATCCTCATAA